In a single window of the Panthera leo isolate Ple1 chromosome A1, P.leo_Ple1_pat1.1, whole genome shotgun sequence genome:
- the DBN1 gene encoding drebrin isoform X3: protein MAGVSFSGHRLELLAAYEEVIREESAADWALYTYEDGSDDLKLAASGDGGLQELSGHFENQKVMYGFCSVKDSQAALPKYVLINWVGEDVPDARKCACASHVAKVAEFFQGVDVIVNASSVEDIDAGAIGQRLSNGLARLSSPVLHRLRLREDENAEPVGTTYQKTDAAVEMKRINREQFWEQAKKEEELRKEEERKKALDERLRFEQERMEQERQEQEERERRYREREQQIEEHRRKQQTLEAEEAKRRLKEQSIFGDQRDEEEETQMKKSESEVEEAAAIIAQRPDNPREFFKQQERVASASAGSCDAPSPFNHRPGRPYCPFIKASDSGPSSSSSSSSSPPRTPFPYITCHRTPNLSSSLPCSHLDSHRRMAPTPIPTRSPSDSSTASTPVAEQIERALDEVTSSQPPPLPPPPPQETQEPEPGLDSEETSKEARATAPQAWAGPMEEPPQAPEPPQGQGSPTEDLMFMASPEQAVLAAPLEPAMANTTTADIPVADAIETDTATADTAVANTISPAAASLIDLWPGNGEEASTSQAEPRVPTPPSGAEVTLAEVPLLDEVVEEPLPLAGKGCANLLNFDELPEPPATFCDPEEEIEGEPLATSQVPTLPSALEELDQEPELEPEPEPHLLTNGETTQKEGTQASEGYFSQSQEEEFAQSEELCAKAPPPVFYNKPPEIDITCWDADPVPEEEEGFEGGD from the exons ggCTCTGTACACATATGAGGATGGCTCAGATGACCTCAAGCTTGCAGCATCAGGAG ATGGGGGTTTGCAGGAGCTCTCCGGCCACTTTGAGAACCAGAAGGTGATGTACGGCTTCTGCAGCGTCAAGGACTCCCAGGCTGCTCTGCCAAAATATGTGCTCATCAACTGG GTTGGTGAAGATGTGCCTGATGCCCGCAAATGCGCTTGTGCCAGCCACGTGGCTAAGGTGGCTGAATTCTTCCAG GGTGTCGACGTGATTGTGAACGCCAGCAGCGTGGAAGACATAGATGCGGGTGCCATCGGGCAGCGACTCTCCAATGGGCTAGCGCGGCTCTCCAGCCCCGTGCTGCACCGACTGCGGCTACGTGAGGATGAGAACGCCGAGCCGGTG GGCACTACCTATCAGAAAACTGATGCAGCTGTGGAAATGAAGCGGATTAACCGCGAGCAGTTCTGGGAGCAAGCCAAG aaggaggaagagctgaggaaggaggaagagcggAAGAAGGCTCTGGATGAGAGACTCCGGTTTGAGCAAGAGCGGATGGAGCAGGAGCGGCAGGAGCAGGAGGAGCGGGAACGGCGCTACCGAGAGCGGGAACAGCAGATAGAGGAGCACAG GAGGAAACAGCAGACGTTAGAAGCTGAGGAGGCCAAGCGGCGGTTGAAAGAGCAGTCTATCTTT GGTGACCAGCGGGATGAGGAAGAAGAGACTCAGATGAAGAAGTCAGAATCGGAGGTAGAG GAGGCAGCAGCCATTATTGCCCAGCGGCCTGACAACCCACGGGAGTTCTTCAAGCAGCAGGAACGAGTTGCGTCGGCCTCTGCGGGCAGCTGTGATGCACCCTCACCCTTCAACCACCGACCAG GTCGTCCGTACTGCCCTTTCATAAAGGCATCGGACAGtgggccttcctcctcctcctcttcctcctcctcccctccacggACTCCCTTTCCCTATATCACCTGTCACCGCACCCCaaacctctcttcctccctcccat GCAGCCACCTGGACAGCCACCGGAGGATGgcacccacccccatccccacccggAGCCCATCTGACTCCAGCACGGCTTCTACCCCTGTCGCTGAACAGATTGAGCGGGCTCTGGATGAGGTCACGTCCTCGCAGCCTCCACCACTGCCTCCGCCACCCCCTCAAG AGACCCAGGAGCCCGAGCCTGGCCTGGATAGTGAAGAGACCAGCAAAGAGGCCAGAGCAACAGCCCCTCAGGCCTGGGCAGGCCCCATGGAGGAGCCCCCACAGGCACCAGAACCTCCCCAGGGGCAAGGCAGCCCCACGGAGGACTTGATGTTCATGGCATCTCCAGAGCAGGCTGTCCTGGCTGCCCCTCTGGAGCCTGCCATGGCCAACACCACCACAGCTGACATCCCGGTAGCTGATGCCATTGAAACCGACACTGCCACTGCCGATACCGCTGTTGCCAACACCATTTCCCCTGCCGCTGCCAGCCTCATTGACCTATGGCCTGGCAATGGGGAAGAGGCCTCCACATCCCAGGCTGAGCCTAGGGTCCCTACACCACCTTCAGGTGCCGAGGTCACTCTGGCAGAGGTACCCCTGCTAGATGAGGTGGTTGAGGAGCCACTGCCACTGGCAGGCAAAGGCTGTGCCAACCTTCTCAATTTTGATGAGCTGCCTGAGCCGCCAGCTACCTTCTGTGAtccagaagaggaaatagaaggGGAGCCTCTGGCCACCTCCCAGGTCCCAACTCTGCCCTCTGCTCTAGAGGAGCTGGATCAGGAGCCAGAGctggagccagagccagagccccACCTGCTGACCAATGGCGAGACCACCCAGAAGGAGGGGACccag GCCAGTGAGGGGTACTTCAGTCAATCACAGGAGGAGGAGTTCGCTCAATCCGAAGAGCTGTGCGCAAAGGCCCCGCCTCCTGTGTTCTACAACAAACCTCCAG AAATCGACATCACCTGCTGGGATGCAGACCCAGtaccagaagaggaggagggcttCGAGGGCGGTGATTAG
- the DBN1 gene encoding drebrin isoform X1 yields the protein MAGVSFSGHRLELLAAYEEVIREESAADWALYTYEDGSDDLKLAASGDGGLQELSGHFENQKVMYGFCSVKDSQAALPKYVLINWVGEDVPDARKCACASHVAKVAEFFQGVDVIVNASSVEDIDAGAIGQRLSNGLARLSSPVLHRLRLREDENAEPVGTTYQKTDAAVEMKRINREQFWEQAKKEEELRKEEERKKALDERLRFEQERMEQERQEQEERERRYREREQQIEEHRRKQQTLEAEEAKRRLKEQSIFGDQRDEEEETQMKKSESEVEEAAAIIAQRPDNPREFFKQQERVASASAGSCDAPSPFNHRPGSHLDSHRRMAPTPIPTRSPSDSSTASTPVAEQIERALDEVTSSQPPPLPPPPPQETQEPEPGLDSEETSKEARATAPQAWAGPMEEPPQAPEPPQGQGSPTEDLMFMASPEQAVLAAPLEPAMANTTTADIPVADAIETDTATADTAVANTISPAAASLIDLWPGNGEEASTSQAEPRVPTPPSGAEVTLAEVPLLDEVVEEPLPLAGKGCANLLNFDELPEPPATFCDPEEEIEGEPLATSQVPTLPSALEELDQEPELEPEPEPHLLTNGETTQKEGTQASEGYFSQSQEEEFAQSEELCAKAPPPVFYNKPPEIDITCWDADPVPEEEEGFEGGD from the exons ggCTCTGTACACATATGAGGATGGCTCAGATGACCTCAAGCTTGCAGCATCAGGAG ATGGGGGTTTGCAGGAGCTCTCCGGCCACTTTGAGAACCAGAAGGTGATGTACGGCTTCTGCAGCGTCAAGGACTCCCAGGCTGCTCTGCCAAAATATGTGCTCATCAACTGG GTTGGTGAAGATGTGCCTGATGCCCGCAAATGCGCTTGTGCCAGCCACGTGGCTAAGGTGGCTGAATTCTTCCAG GGTGTCGACGTGATTGTGAACGCCAGCAGCGTGGAAGACATAGATGCGGGTGCCATCGGGCAGCGACTCTCCAATGGGCTAGCGCGGCTCTCCAGCCCCGTGCTGCACCGACTGCGGCTACGTGAGGATGAGAACGCCGAGCCGGTG GGCACTACCTATCAGAAAACTGATGCAGCTGTGGAAATGAAGCGGATTAACCGCGAGCAGTTCTGGGAGCAAGCCAAG aaggaggaagagctgaggaaggaggaagagcggAAGAAGGCTCTGGATGAGAGACTCCGGTTTGAGCAAGAGCGGATGGAGCAGGAGCGGCAGGAGCAGGAGGAGCGGGAACGGCGCTACCGAGAGCGGGAACAGCAGATAGAGGAGCACAG GAGGAAACAGCAGACGTTAGAAGCTGAGGAGGCCAAGCGGCGGTTGAAAGAGCAGTCTATCTTT GGTGACCAGCGGGATGAGGAAGAAGAGACTCAGATGAAGAAGTCAGAATCGGAGGTAGAG GAGGCAGCAGCCATTATTGCCCAGCGGCCTGACAACCCACGGGAGTTCTTCAAGCAGCAGGAACGAGTTGCGTCGGCCTCTGCGGGCAGCTGTGATGCACCCTCACCCTTCAACCACCGACCAG GCAGCCACCTGGACAGCCACCGGAGGATGgcacccacccccatccccacccggAGCCCATCTGACTCCAGCACGGCTTCTACCCCTGTCGCTGAACAGATTGAGCGGGCTCTGGATGAGGTCACGTCCTCGCAGCCTCCACCACTGCCTCCGCCACCCCCTCAAG AGACCCAGGAGCCCGAGCCTGGCCTGGATAGTGAAGAGACCAGCAAAGAGGCCAGAGCAACAGCCCCTCAGGCCTGGGCAGGCCCCATGGAGGAGCCCCCACAGGCACCAGAACCTCCCCAGGGGCAAGGCAGCCCCACGGAGGACTTGATGTTCATGGCATCTCCAGAGCAGGCTGTCCTGGCTGCCCCTCTGGAGCCTGCCATGGCCAACACCACCACAGCTGACATCCCGGTAGCTGATGCCATTGAAACCGACACTGCCACTGCCGATACCGCTGTTGCCAACACCATTTCCCCTGCCGCTGCCAGCCTCATTGACCTATGGCCTGGCAATGGGGAAGAGGCCTCCACATCCCAGGCTGAGCCTAGGGTCCCTACACCACCTTCAGGTGCCGAGGTCACTCTGGCAGAGGTACCCCTGCTAGATGAGGTGGTTGAGGAGCCACTGCCACTGGCAGGCAAAGGCTGTGCCAACCTTCTCAATTTTGATGAGCTGCCTGAGCCGCCAGCTACCTTCTGTGAtccagaagaggaaatagaaggGGAGCCTCTGGCCACCTCCCAGGTCCCAACTCTGCCCTCTGCTCTAGAGGAGCTGGATCAGGAGCCAGAGctggagccagagccagagccccACCTGCTGACCAATGGCGAGACCACCCAGAAGGAGGGGACccag GCCAGTGAGGGGTACTTCAGTCAATCACAGGAGGAGGAGTTCGCTCAATCCGAAGAGCTGTGCGCAAAGGCCCCGCCTCCTGTGTTCTACAACAAACCTCCAG AAATCGACATCACCTGCTGGGATGCAGACCCAGtaccagaagaggaggagggcttCGAGGGCGGTGATTAG
- the DBN1 gene encoding drebrin isoform X2: protein MYGFCSVKDSQAALPKYVLINWVGEDVPDARKCACASHVAKVAEFFQGVDVIVNASSVEDIDAGAIGQRLSNGLARLSSPVLHRLRLREDENAEPVGTTYQKTDAAVEMKRINREQFWEQAKKEEELRKEEERKKALDERLRFEQERMEQERQEQEERERRYREREQQIEEHRRKQQTLEAEEAKRRLKEQSIFGDQRDEEEETQMKKSESEVEEAAAIIAQRPDNPREFFKQQERVASASAGSCDAPSPFNHRPGSHLDSHRRMAPTPIPTRSPSDSSTASTPVAEQIERALDEVTSSQPPPLPPPPPQETQEPEPGLDSEETSKEARATAPQAWAGPMEEPPQAPEPPQGQGSPTEDLMFMASPEQAVLAAPLEPAMANTTTADIPVADAIETDTATADTAVANTISPAAASLIDLWPGNGEEASTSQAEPRVPTPPSGAEVTLAEVPLLDEVVEEPLPLAGKGCANLLNFDELPEPPATFCDPEEEIEGEPLATSQVPTLPSALEELDQEPELEPEPEPHLLTNGETTQKEGTQASEGYFSQSQEEEFAQSEELCAKAPPPVFYNKPPEIDITCWDADPVPEEEEGFEGGD, encoded by the exons ATGTACGGCTTCTGCAGCGTCAAGGACTCCCAGGCTGCTCTGCCAAAATATGTGCTCATCAACTGG GTTGGTGAAGATGTGCCTGATGCCCGCAAATGCGCTTGTGCCAGCCACGTGGCTAAGGTGGCTGAATTCTTCCAG GGTGTCGACGTGATTGTGAACGCCAGCAGCGTGGAAGACATAGATGCGGGTGCCATCGGGCAGCGACTCTCCAATGGGCTAGCGCGGCTCTCCAGCCCCGTGCTGCACCGACTGCGGCTACGTGAGGATGAGAACGCCGAGCCGGTG GGCACTACCTATCAGAAAACTGATGCAGCTGTGGAAATGAAGCGGATTAACCGCGAGCAGTTCTGGGAGCAAGCCAAG aaggaggaagagctgaggaaggaggaagagcggAAGAAGGCTCTGGATGAGAGACTCCGGTTTGAGCAAGAGCGGATGGAGCAGGAGCGGCAGGAGCAGGAGGAGCGGGAACGGCGCTACCGAGAGCGGGAACAGCAGATAGAGGAGCACAG GAGGAAACAGCAGACGTTAGAAGCTGAGGAGGCCAAGCGGCGGTTGAAAGAGCAGTCTATCTTT GGTGACCAGCGGGATGAGGAAGAAGAGACTCAGATGAAGAAGTCAGAATCGGAGGTAGAG GAGGCAGCAGCCATTATTGCCCAGCGGCCTGACAACCCACGGGAGTTCTTCAAGCAGCAGGAACGAGTTGCGTCGGCCTCTGCGGGCAGCTGTGATGCACCCTCACCCTTCAACCACCGACCAG GCAGCCACCTGGACAGCCACCGGAGGATGgcacccacccccatccccacccggAGCCCATCTGACTCCAGCACGGCTTCTACCCCTGTCGCTGAACAGATTGAGCGGGCTCTGGATGAGGTCACGTCCTCGCAGCCTCCACCACTGCCTCCGCCACCCCCTCAAG AGACCCAGGAGCCCGAGCCTGGCCTGGATAGTGAAGAGACCAGCAAAGAGGCCAGAGCAACAGCCCCTCAGGCCTGGGCAGGCCCCATGGAGGAGCCCCCACAGGCACCAGAACCTCCCCAGGGGCAAGGCAGCCCCACGGAGGACTTGATGTTCATGGCATCTCCAGAGCAGGCTGTCCTGGCTGCCCCTCTGGAGCCTGCCATGGCCAACACCACCACAGCTGACATCCCGGTAGCTGATGCCATTGAAACCGACACTGCCACTGCCGATACCGCTGTTGCCAACACCATTTCCCCTGCCGCTGCCAGCCTCATTGACCTATGGCCTGGCAATGGGGAAGAGGCCTCCACATCCCAGGCTGAGCCTAGGGTCCCTACACCACCTTCAGGTGCCGAGGTCACTCTGGCAGAGGTACCCCTGCTAGATGAGGTGGTTGAGGAGCCACTGCCACTGGCAGGCAAAGGCTGTGCCAACCTTCTCAATTTTGATGAGCTGCCTGAGCCGCCAGCTACCTTCTGTGAtccagaagaggaaatagaaggGGAGCCTCTGGCCACCTCCCAGGTCCCAACTCTGCCCTCTGCTCTAGAGGAGCTGGATCAGGAGCCAGAGctggagccagagccagagccccACCTGCTGACCAATGGCGAGACCACCCAGAAGGAGGGGACccag GCCAGTGAGGGGTACTTCAGTCAATCACAGGAGGAGGAGTTCGCTCAATCCGAAGAGCTGTGCGCAAAGGCCCCGCCTCCTGTGTTCTACAACAAACCTCCAG AAATCGACATCACCTGCTGGGATGCAGACCCAGtaccagaagaggaggagggcttCGAGGGCGGTGATTAG
- the PRR7 gene encoding proline-rich protein 7 has protein sequence MVMSQGTYTFLTCFAGFWLIWGLIVLLCCFCSFLRRRLKRRQEERLREQNLRALELEPLELEGSLAGSPPGLAPPPPPQRGRLEAPAHAHQHVHVHPLLHHGPAQPHAHPHAHHHALPHPPPPHLSVPPRPWSYPRQAESDMSKPPCYEEAVLMAEPPPPYSEVLTDTRGLYRKIVTPFLSRRDSSEKQEQPPPSYKPLFLDRGYTSALHLPSAPRPAAPCPALCLQADRGRRVFPSWTDSELSSREPLEHGAWRLPVSIPLFGRTTAV, from the exons aTGGTTATGTCCCAGGGCACCTACACGTTCCTCACGTGCTTCGCCGGTTTCTGGCTCATCTGGGGTCTCATCGTCCTACTCTGCTGCTTCTGCAGCTTCCTGCGCCGCCGCCTCAAACGGCGCCAGGAGGAACGACTACGTGAGCAGAACCTCCGCGCCCTCGAGCTGGAGCCCCTCGAGCTCGAGGGCAGCCTGGCCGGAAGCCCCCCAGGCCTAGCGCCGCCACCACCACCGCAGCGCGGCCGCCTCGAGGCGCCGGCGCACGCGCATCAGCACGTGCACGTCCACCCGCTGCTGCACCACGGGCCGGCGCAGCCACACGCACACCCGCACGCACACCACCACGCGCTTCCTCATCCGCCGCCCCCGCACCTCTCAGTGCCGCCGCGGCCTTGGAGTTATCCGCGTCAAG CGGAATCGGACATGTCCAAGCCACCGTGCTATGAAGAGGCGGTGCTGATGGCCGAGCCGCCGCCGCCCTACAGTGAGGTGCTCACGGACACGCGCGGCCTCTACCGCAAGATCGTCACACCCTTTCTGAGCCGCCGCGACAGCTCGGAGAAACAGGAGCAGCCGCCGCCCAGCTACAAGCCGCTCTTCCTGGACCGGGGCTACACGTCAGCGCTGCACCTGCCCAGCGCTCCGCGGCCTGCGGCCCCCTGCCCTGCGCTCTGTCTGCAGGCGGACCGTGGCCGCCGGGTCTTCCCCAGCTGGACCGACTCGGAACTCAGCAGCCGCGAGCCGCTGGAGCACGGAGCTTGGCGCCTGCCGGTCTCCATCCCCTTGTTCGGGAGGACTACAGCCGTATAG